The DNA segment TCCTATGgacctgctgccagcagaggaCTGGCCCTGCAGTCAGGCTGGTGCCTACTCTGTGCTCGTCCAGGTTCCTGTCTGGCCCCCAGGCTACTGGCTCCCCAGCACCACTGACCACAGGGCTGCCAGAGGGCCATgcctgaagagcagcagtgtgcaGCTTATGCTGTGTCTATCAGCTTCTGCTTCTCCCCTCCAGCCAAGCCCCAGGAGCTTCTTGTATGTGGTGAGTCTGGAGGACACAAGCCCCAGGGAATGTTAACTACTCTCTTTGCTGCCTAAGAGGCATAGCACTTGTGTGAGGTCACAAGCCATGATCCAAGCATATCTACACTTGCTCCCTGAGGGCAAGAGAGCAGGGGAAGCAGAGGCTGTTTTCACTGCTGGCCAGGTCTCTGCAGCTGTAACCATAGCAAGGAACATACTTACTGAGGCATCTCAATCTAAAGCTTAGCTTGAATCACATCAGCTGTGATTCAGCTGATGGGAGTGATTCAATACTGTACCATATTTTCTTCGGATTTCATCATGTCGTGATTTCATCTCAGCTCTCCTgcaagaagcaaacagaaacccCATGAGTCAGTGACTGGCAGTGCAAAACCAGGCAAGAGGAGCTACAGCCCCTTGCTTCTTCCCAATCCAGGAAGTTCCAGGCTGCCAGGTTTGCTCAGCCTCCCACCTGCTCCCCCATCTCCAGAGACATTAGGGACCATCAGAGCCCATGCACATTAGCAGCCCATAGGGAGTTAAATACACAAAGCTGTTGTGATGCTGCATCCATGAGTCACCCAGAAAGACACTGCTCATGAGGTCTGCGCCTGAGCTAGGGCTGAAGCAGCCACTGACTGCATTGTTGAGCCCCACATGCCTCCTAGCATCACATTTGACAGTACAGGCAGGAGACTGTGGCTGCAGGGTAACCTTACCTCTCCTCCTGCCGCACCCGCCTCCTCTCGCGCTCCCTGGCCATCCTCTCATCTTCCTTGTCTGGCCTGATAAAAAAGCCTGTTAGCAGTGCTCAGCACTCAGTTCTGCAACAGCACATGGCTGCATCTGAGCTACTATGGGCAAACAGGGGACCCTTCCAATACTtactttttgctctttttcttacaacagcagcagcagcagcagacccCCAACATGATGAGTATTATTCCTCCCACCACAGACATCGCAATGATCAGGGCTTCAAAGTTCACTGAAGGATTTGACAAAACACATTTAGTACAAAAATACGTGGGTGCCTCGAGATGTGATATTCACAATCATACAGCTACTTTATACAGTCACCAGCAGCTTCAGTCACTGGGCTGGAGGCACATGTAGCAGCCCAGAAAAGTAAGATGGACAGTTACCAAGTGCTGGtaccagcacacacacaccctaGCTAAGTATATGTAGCTGCAAACTACGGCACTCAGTTGTTGGCTATGAAGGAATGAACAAACGCATTCAGGCCCATCTCCTCCAGCAGAAACAGGAGCAAAGGTGTCTTAATCACTAATCCAGGTGAACAGTAACCCATCAAGGGAAAACAGCCCAGCTTCCAGAGACCACAACTGGCACTGGAGTTACTGCTCACAGGAGCCAGCCTCAGAAGTCATTTAAAAAGAGATGACAGTGGACTGGAGGCACGCACAGTGTCCAGAGTCCTTGGGAAAGAGGCAAAGCAAGACAATCTGCTGGGATTTATCAGCTTGGGGCCTGTagtgctgctgaagcagctgaAGGCACAGAACAGCTACATTCACCCCACCACCACATCTCCCCACGGCTTGGGGGATCTGCTCACCCATACACAGCACAAACCCCACTGGGACATGGTAATGAAGCAGGAGCCTTGAGCCCTGGCTCCAGGGAGGCAGCTGTCCTACTCAACTCCAGCAATAGCTGTAGCGATACCAGCCAAAACAGACATACCTAGACATCACCTGAAATCCTTTCACAAAGAGGTGTTTCTTTCCAAGTATGATACAGACTGTTCAGAAACTTGGGCCTGTGGAAATATTTGTTTAGGAGCCACTTGACACACAGCAGCCAAGTTACAGAAATCCTAGTGAACTTGGGCCTGCTCAGAGCACTTCTGAGCCCCTCAGACCTTGAACCCAGTTGAAAGCCGGAACACTGTACATGGTGTACTTCAGGACATTTCAGAAGATGCCTTCGTGTCTCTTTGCTGTAAGGACTCAGCAGTAGCAGGCTTATTGGGATGCTCCAGGCTGAGCTGACTGCACCACTGAACTTGCTTTCAAAGCCTCTGGCTTCTGCTCCCAGTGTTGAgcttcatcactgccaaccaCTGTGCCATCTGACTCTCAAGCCATACTGCATCCCTACCTAAACTACCACAGCGAGCACCATGCAAGGAATGTGGATCCAGATACCAATCACAGACAGCTGCCATAGCCTGCTAGTAGGTCACCAGCAAGACCAGAAGCCAGCAACCCACCTGCTTGCAGACATTGCATTTGTCCCCACAGGTGGGCTCACACAGCCTCTCTATCGGccacccagcagcagggaggccTGCAGGTCCATGCTCCCAGTAAGGCTTTGGGAAAGATGGTATTTGAGACCCAATAGTCCACAGCACTGCCTTACCTTGGAGCATCATGAAGCTTTTGCTGGCTGCACTGCAACAGACCTACAGTCATGTGAGGGGCAGCCCAAAAGCCAAGGATCAGAAGTCAGCCCAGGGGGGTAAGACAAACCCAAACAGGCTTTTCAGCTCAAGAGAGAGTTTCTCCACCAGCACATGTCTGTATTGGTGCTTCTGAAACCTCAGATTTTGGGATAAGCCCAGGGTTCTGATCACCCCTTTCCACAAACAGAGGTCCATCCCAGAGCACTGGTCTACTCGATGATGAAGGTATGAATCTCCCACATACCCAAAATGTAGACTCATTTAAGAGCTAATTTTTCATAGGACCGATCTCCTCTAAAGTGAGTTTTGCAAGGTCAGGAATGTGTTCTTCTGTAACAAAACCTTTTGTGAAGCTACTGGCATAAAAACTAGTATTACAAGGTCTTACGGAAGCTCCAGAACAGCATGCTGTAGTGCTCACAAAGAGGAAATTCTTCCTCCACAAGTTATGGGAGCAGTTAGCCCAGTCTCAAGCACAATAGATGATAGGTGACCACAATTAAACTCCAAGTTCCCCATCAAGGGGATAGGCAAGAGAAACCAAGCCCCAGCTTGCTTCCTACCTGCCTCAGCCCCTAAAAGGTGGGTCCTGTCTGAGCATGCGCATGCACCAAGCTAGGTCTAAAGACACCAGTTTCTCCAGAAACGCAACAGGAAACAGAGCACCAAGGAGGAAAGTCAGCCAACAGCCAGCTAGAAAAAGCTCCAGGAAGTgacctggctgcagcacagtttATGCAGGGCTGGTTTTGGAAGAGGTTATTTTCTCAGTTGGGtgaagagctgagcaggacCACTGAGTATGTATGCTCAGCCCTAGAAGCCCACGCAGGCCTGCAGAGAAGTCATCTCACTTCTGGTTCCCAGAGACCCTATGGATTTTAAAAGCCCGCCTGAGGCTTTCTTGCTCATGCTTCAGGAAGTTTGCAGAACTCTGATTGACTTCAGCCTGTCATTGCTACATCAGCAGCAATAAAGGGAGGCAAAGGAAATCTCCCGAGCACAAGTGGCAATCAGTGCCATTTAGCAACAAGCACTAAAGGCAGCTATAATTAAGCACAATCCACTTACCCCAGCAGACTCCCCAGCGTGCAGAGTGGAGCTCACAGAGGTCAGCTGGGGGCAGGAGTCTTCGAACAGGGTACTCCACACACCTCCCACTGCTGGCACACCACAGGCACTGGaacacaggcagcacagcattACCAGTGTGCAGCAGTCATGCCAGTTAGCCATGCTCTGCTTCGTTAGCTGCAGCAACAGggccactgctgcctgctcctgagaGCCAGGTACCACTCAACAGCAACAGTACACTCAGTTGTGCTTGGTCAGCACAGGCTGCATCAGGCTTGCCTGCACCAGTAGAGCAGGCAAGAGGAGTGCAGATCTCTAGAGCAAGTAAAAATGAGGAGAACAATCCTGGCGTGCATGATTGTCGTAATAATCAAATCGTTAATGCTCACTCCATGCATTTCTGGGACAAGAAAAAAGCCTCTGAGACAAGGCACTTAACAGCTAATGAGTAGGGTAGGTTTGCGTGTGCCATCCCTAGTCTTTCCCAGAAAGCCTACCTGCAGCAGCTTTGCACCCTCCTCTCCTGAGTGGCTCCAACCCCTAACAACAGTGCTTGGTTGGGTTTGGTCAAACTGGTTTTGGCTGAATCAGCTGCAAGATCTGACTCAAGTTCAAGTTTGCTGATGTCAGAGATAAGGTGGGACACAGTTATACATCCTGCATCCACTCAGTACCACATCACCCACAGGCTGGTAGAGGGTCAGCTTGCCTAGCCAGTCCAGCCCACTTAAGCTCCTTCATGGTGCATGTCCCACTGGCAGCATCTCCCATACCTGAAGAGGATGCTCATTTATCAACTCCAAAATGGTACACCAAGCCCAATTTCTAGCAACCTCTTCCTAGAGCACCAAGGCAGAGCTTCCATCTTACCATCATGGGTGGGTGGCATTTGCAGCATGTTCAGGACAAGGACAGGGGAGAAGCTCACCCTTCCAGGAGGGAAACTGCTCCATAACAGCCCGGCAAAGCCCACTCTATGTTTTCAGGCATTGCAAGAGGATGGGAGCTTTATCGCTGCTACTTACAGTGACATTTTTCAGACACTCCTCACAGCTCCTGTTTGTATACTGGCTGCAATctataggaaggaaaaaagacacCTCAGTACTTTGAAGACCTTCTCAGTGCTTTAAAACTCTGGGTCCTCAGAGCAAGCTTCTGCCCACTCTGGAGGTGGTCACTccatcagagcagcagcaatgcagcaCAGTAGTGCTGCAAGAGAAGTCAGCTTCAAAACACACTCAGTGTCATGGTGATAATCCCCAAAACCTTGGAATGCAAATCCTCTGCCTTGACTACCGTAATCCAAAGCCCCAAGATGTGAGTTCCTCTCCCTATAAGCCTGAGAATCTGCTGTGGCCAACAGGCAGTGGGGCAGCTCAGGGACACAGCTGGGGTCAGTCCAGAGGGACCCTGCAAAGATAAGGACAAGCACTGGGCAGGCGGTGCAGTCCTGTATCACCAGATGACAGATCAGCTCCAGCAAACAAATACCAGACAAGGAAGTTACTACCAGGATGAGAAGCAGAGGAGCACATGGGAGACATGCAGCTATGGTCTCTGTGGGAGCCCATAGCCTCCCACAGCACAAGGGAAATTCCAGCCCATTCATCCAAACCCTCCTTTAGCACAAAATGCTCCAGGTGACAAGAGGCACCACAGCCAAAATCTGCACCTGTGTTCAGAACCTATTAGCATCACATTTGGCAGAGGATCACCCCTGCTCTATAGACATAGGCAGCTCCTAGCATATGGATGATGACTCCCAGCTTGGCATCCCAGCACCATGAATGACAGCATTTCCAGGGAATGCAGGTCAGCTGGGTGGGGAAATGGATCAGGTCTGAACACAGGACAAAGTGGCCTAGTTCAGCTGCCTTCCTGGGCttgcctgcagctccaggccAGTGCTAGCTCTTCAGGAAAGACTTCCTTAGGACATTCACCTACCATTTCACTGGTATGCTCCTCCAGATCCTCAGGAAGTGTAGTTTGTCAGCCCTTGAGGATCAGCCATTTAAACCTCATCCCTTGCCTAAAGGGTGTAAGCAGCAGCCCATTTGATCAAAGGCCACGAACCAGTTTGCCTGACTACTCAGTAACCGGTAGAAGGATCACTGCTTTGCACCACCttaatcaggaaaaaatacCATCCCGAGGTGCTTGCTTTCCAGGCTCACAAGCAGCAAAGCCgcattttctctctccagctggCAGGAGCCCTGAGCTGTGACCCACTGTCAGCAGTCACATGCTCTGCACAGCCCTCCAAACAACTGGGCAATTTATGAACATAGCTCAGATAAGGGTGTTTACACACTGCCACCCCGGGAGGCTGAGATTGCAGGTTTTGAACACTCTAAGGAAGCTGCATCTTCCCTGTTCCTCCAGCCAAGGCCAGGAAAGCATCACAGCAGCCATGCTGCCCTGAGACTGTTTGCGTACAAGGAGTCATAGAACAGCCCTCTCGCATGAGGAAAGATTTTAACCTGGCTCCCTATGCTTTTCCCTGGGGAAGGGAATCAGCCTGTTTGCACAGGACAGCATGGGGAGCACTGCAGTCCTTGGGGACAGAGGTGGCAGAGCAGCTCTTGCTGTGCTAGACGTTTCCTTCTGCCACTTGGCTATGACAGAAGTGAAGAAAGACAGTAAAACACATGTTGGTCCTTACTCTCCTcccagctggagcagccacacagccagcagcagtcTGGTCATCAGCTGGAGAACAGTTTCCCACTGGGTGAGCAGACTTCTTGGGGCACACCTGAAGGGGATTGTCCCTACCCTTTGCTAGGGCTTCTCCTTTACCTGGAACAGCAGGCACAGAGCTATGCTACCTTCTCCACCTGCCAAGGAGGAGCAGTCAGCACCTGCTGCTCCTCACCTACACCCCAATCTGATGGCCCCCATCTTCCTGCTCTGAAGCTCCTGAGGCTCTCCCCCAGCTTGTCCTGAAAGAGGATTTCCTCTAAAGGGTCatcaccggggggggggggggggggggggggggggcggggggggggctggCTGCCGAGCGGACTCGTGCATCACTGAATGCATGGTTACATTGCAAGTGGCAGCTGGGAATGGAGAAAGCCTTTTTTCCAGCACCCCTTCTCCCAGATCTCAGAAGGATGTACTGGTGCCCCACACTGCATAAGGCCACACTCTGCCCTGGAAAGAACAGCTTTCTTTCAGGGATGCTTAGCGCAGTCCATAAAAGATAAAGGATAACCCAGGACAACCACTATAACACCAGCATCCCAGCCCCTCTACCTGTTCTTGAAGCCTTCCCAGCAAATATGAGACCTGccctcccagctcccactgcccatCCTGGGGCAACATCCTGCACCAGGCTGCGCCATGCTCCAAGCGTCCCACAACAGTGGGGTTCAGAGTAACCGCCGAGACTCGACTTCGGGTGCCCCAGCCTCACCCCCTGCGGGTCCGGGACCACAGCCCATCACCGGGCTCACAAAGCCCCTCGAGCCGGGTCTCACAGCGCCCGGACCAGCACCCACCCCGCTGGGCCGGGCTGGGGCCACGCTTACCTCCCGCCACGTCctgcgcggcggcggcgggcagcagggccagggcgGCGCAGAGCCCGAGCACCCCGAGCATGGCGGAACCGGGCCGCAGCCTGAGCAGGGGTCAGCCGGGGCGGGCGCTGCCTCCTATGTAGGGCCGAGCGCGGGGAGGGGCGGGCCGGGGGCGGTCCCTCCCGCCGCGTCCCGTGGCCGGTCCCGAGGGTCGGGCCGCCAGGAGCCGGCGGAGGGGAGAGCCCGGGCGGTGCCGGTGCGGTGCCAGGGGAGCGGCCGCTCGGTTCCACCGCTCTGCAAGGCGGGCGGGTGGCGGGGAACCGGCCTCAGCAATCTGGCAGACCCGGGCCCGACCGCAGGAGGGGGCCAGGTCCCTGCGGAGGCAGCGGTTTGGCCGCCGGGTTCGGGTAGTGCCAGACTGAAACGGGGACCcggcagcctggtctagtggaaggtgtccccgtggcaggggttggaactgggtgagctttaaggtctcttccaacccaccccagtctgtgtttctgtgatccTCCTCCTGACCCCTGCATGAACCAGTCCCCAGAAGGTCCCCACAATCCCTTCCCTCGCTCTTACATCAGTCTTTATAGCACGGAAGTGCGTTAGCTTTGTTCACATTTATATTAGTTCACATGATGCACAACGATAGGTTGTGGAATTTTACGGGAGACTTTGGTATTGTTCGTGCTTaagtaaaacaaaccaaaggaCAGGCTGGCCCTTGTAAAAACGACTTTGCTGCTGGGGAGcgtcatagaatcacagaatggtgatctccagatttcttgtagcccctttaggcactggaagctgctctaaggtctccctggagccttcccttctccaggctgaacaagcccagctctctcagcctgtctccatagcagagctgctccagccctcggaCCATCTTAGtgtctcctctggactcacttgagcagctccacgtccctcttgtgttggggtcTCAGAGCTGAGTGACACCAGTACGCGCCCAGCGTTGAGAGCCAACTGCTTTGGAGCACCAAGCACACAGGTTCCGTGTCTTTCAGCAGCCCCTGAGTCCTCGCTATGTGCCAAGAGCCCCGCGTTTCTCCCAAGGAGCTGCCAAAATCTGAACCACCTGCAAGAGGCAGCTGCTGGCATGAGAGTGCTCACCTGCAGTGGCAGAATCAAGAGTCCCGCTCCCTCCTCCACATCACATATCCCACGGCTCAGCCCCCGCATCTCACTGTTTGCCTGTCGGCTGTTGACTCTTCCAGCCTGCAGGAGCTCTGACACCAGTGGCCAGCCCATCTGGCTCTCAAGGACACCAGGAACATGGTAGGGAGAGCAAAGCATTCAGAGCAGGCAATAAGCTCCACAGTGAAGCAGGCTATGGCAGGTTGgccagcagtgctgcctgctcaAGCTatggatcacctccttcaggtgtttttctctgttttactgAAAAACCTTAGTTGTCTTCTTAGTTTAGGGCAATCCTCCCTCCATGCCTCCCAGTCCTGCTGGCTGTGCcaggctgcctgctcctgcttgCTGCTTCCAAGAAGCCCACATGCATGTATTGATACTGCTATCCCATTCCCAAAGGACTGGGGGTAAAACAAGGTCCCAAGCACTCGGAGCAGGCAGCATCACAACCCTCATCACAGTGACAGTCAAAAATCAATTCATTTGGGCTGTCTGCATTGCTGGgcatgaatcatagaatcggccccttcaggcactgtaAGACTGTTAGAaatctcccctgagcc comes from the Melopsittacus undulatus isolate bMelUnd1 chromosome 6, bMelUnd1.mat.Z, whole genome shotgun sequence genome and includes:
- the PTTG1IP gene encoding pituitary tumor-transforming gene 1 protein-interacting protein, whose translation is MLGVLGLCAALALLPAAAAQDVAGDCSQYTNRSCEECLKNVTCLWCASSGRCVEYPVRRLLPPADLCELHSARWGVCWVNFEALIIAMSVVGGIILIMLGVCCCCCCCKKKSKKPDKEDERMARERERRRVRQEERRAEMKSRHDEIRRKYGLFKEENPYAKFEN